Within Sorangiineae bacterium MSr11367, the genomic segment ACAGCGGTCGAGCCAAGCGGGAGACGCTCCGTGCTTTCGGTGATTCATGAGCACGTAAAGCAGTGCATGGCGAACCTCTCGCGGTCGCGTAAGCGCGTGAGCGTGATAACGCTCCCTCCAGACGGGTCCGCGACGCGCAAGGCCGCGATTGATGGCTCGCGCCAACCGAATCGAGAGTCCGCGCATTCCTCGTGAAAGGTTCGCCTTGTCGCGAGCTTCCACGATGAAATGAATATGGTCGTGCTGGACC encodes:
- a CDS encoding transposase, translated to MGSIEKASQAEFQIVHFSVQHDHIHFIVEARDKANLSRGMRGLSIRLARAINRGLARRGPVWRERYHAHALTRPREVRHALLYVLMNHRKHGASPAWLDRCSSAAWFDGWRKDVLFEYALRDLGGFSGLAPPVQPARTWLAREGWRRHRLLGVDEGPRPRGFSA